Genomic segment of Actinomycetota bacterium:
CCCAGGTCCTGCGCAGCGGACCAGATCTTCGGGCTGGCGCCGGAGCCGGGGTCCACGACATAGCAGCCGCTCGCGCCGTCGCCGGCCATCAGGTAGGCGTTTGTGCGCGTGCGTCCGCAGACGAACCGCTCGAGGATCAAACTGCGCTTACTCGAGGACGAACGTGATGAGCAGGTTGACCTGGTACTTGGAGATGCGGCCGTCGGCAACGTCCACGCGCTGCTCCTTGACCCACGCGGACCTGACGTTGCGCAGCGTCGCCGCGGCCCGCTCCACCCCGACGCGGATGGCGTCCTCGAAGCTCTTGTCGGACACGGCGCTGATCTCCGTGACCCTTGCGACCGACTCGGACATATCGCTCCCTTCACTGGGCAGGGGGGAAACCTACCGCACGCAAAAGGACACCCGCACAAGGCGGGTGCCCTTTGGCCGTTCTGAGCCTAGACGGTGGGCGATCCGCCGCTTTGGCCGGCCGATGCGCCGGTCTTGTCGCCCTGCTCGATGGTTCCGCGCCAGGCGCCGGACTCAGTGCCTCGGTTCTCGATGAACTGCTTGAACCGCTCCAGGTCGCCCGTCACGCGCCGCGTCACGAAGCCGAGCTTGTCGCCGATCTGCTCGACCGCACCCTCGGGCTCGTAGTCCAGCTGCAGCATGACC
This window contains:
- a CDS encoding dodecin family protein; this translates as MSESVARVTEISAVSDKSFEDAIRVGVERAAATLRNVRSAWVKEQRVDVADGRISKYQVNLLITFVLE